One Corynebacterium efficiens YS-314 DNA segment encodes these proteins:
- a CDS encoding phosphoribosylaminoimidazolesuccinocarboxamide synthase, producing the protein MRPELSQYKHLSAGKVREIYEIDEHHILMVASDRISAYDFILDTEIPDKGRVLTAMSQFFFDAIDFPNHLAGPIDDPRIPEEVLGRAMVCKKLAMMPFECVVRGYLTGSGLEEYRQTGTVCGITLPEGLVESSRLPEPIFTPATKADVGDHDINVSFDVVEERLGEARANQLRDASIAIYSRAAEIALERGVILADTKFEFGLDENGELVLGDEVLTPDSSRYWPAEGYEAGHVQPSFDKQYVRNWLTGPKSGWDKNSGVQPPALPGSVVEATRERYIEAYELISGNKFSTWIGCCV; encoded by the coding sequence ATGCGTCCTGAACTCTCCCAGTACAAGCACCTTTCCGCCGGTAAGGTCCGCGAGATCTACGAGATCGATGAGCACCATATCCTCATGGTGGCCTCCGACCGGATCTCCGCCTATGACTTCATCCTGGACACCGAGATCCCCGACAAGGGTCGGGTGCTCACCGCGATGAGTCAGTTCTTCTTCGATGCCATCGATTTCCCGAACCACCTCGCCGGCCCCATCGATGATCCCCGCATCCCCGAGGAGGTCCTGGGACGTGCGATGGTGTGCAAGAAGCTCGCCATGATGCCCTTCGAATGCGTGGTGCGCGGCTACCTCACCGGCTCCGGCCTGGAGGAGTACCGCCAGACCGGAACCGTCTGCGGCATCACCCTGCCCGAGGGACTGGTCGAGTCCTCCCGCCTGCCCGAACCGATCTTCACCCCGGCCACCAAGGCCGATGTGGGTGACCACGACATCAACGTCTCCTTCGACGTGGTGGAGGAGCGACTCGGTGAGGCCCGCGCCAACCAGCTGCGGGATGCCTCCATCGCCATCTACTCCCGTGCCGCCGAGATCGCCCTGGAGCGCGGTGTGATCCTGGCTGACACCAAGTTCGAGTTCGGCCTCGATGAGAACGGGGAACTGGTCCTCGGCGATGAGGTCCTCACCCCCGACTCCTCCCGCTACTGGCCGGCCGAGGGATACGAGGCAGGCCATGTGCAGCCGTCCTTCGACAAGCAGTATGTGCGCAACTGGCTGACCGGGCCGAAGTCCGGCTGGGATAAAAACAGTGGGGTGCAGCCACCCGCCCTGCCCGGATCCGTGGTCGAGGCAACCCGCGAGCGCTATATCGAGGCCTATGAGCTGATCTCCGGGAACAAGTTCTCCACCTGGATCGGCTGCTGCGTCTAG
- a CDS encoding S9 family peptidase: protein MSSERLTPPVAAVRPTTRTVHDINFVDDYEWLRDKESRDTLDYLEAENAYTDQQTAHLSGLRENIYNEIKSRIKETDMSVPVRNGRYWYFGRTEEGKSYGIYCRIPVGDEPWVAPEIPVEPAPEEEVFLNANELAEGHEFFSLGTATVTTSGRYLAYSTDTSGDERFTLRIRDLHTGEHLGDTITGIFYGATWVGEEYLFYQRVDDAWRPDTIWRHKIGTSVEDDVLVYREADERYSTWIGTTRSDRFILLGSASKVTSEVQYIPFEDPEAEPVVLIPREEGVEYDVDHAVIAGTDTWLVVHNQNGPNFEVGHAPVGKLSSLAALEPLVPHRDDVRIEGVDAYRDHLTLGYRSGAIGQVAVMKLDDAGFTRFEELRFDEELYTVASSGNPEWDAPVIRVSYGSFTTPGQLFDYWVESGEKVLLKQQEVLGGYNREDYTASRMWVTARDGEQVPVSLVHRADLELNNVPVLLYGYGSYESSIDPGFSVARLSLLDRGMVFAVAHVRGGGEMGRRWYDNGKTLTKKNTFTDFIDVADALIEQGITSPDRLVAEGGSAGGMLMGAIANMAPDRFKAIEAVVPFVDPLTSMLMPELPLTVIEWDEWGNPLEDREVYDYMASYAPYENVEAKNYPNILAVTSLNDTRVLYVEPAKWIARLRATATGGQFLLKTEMSAGHGGVSGRYEKWRQTAFEYAWIVNQATGLTQ, encoded by the coding sequence ATGTCTTCTGAACGTCTCACCCCACCGGTGGCCGCTGTCCGACCCACCACCCGTACCGTCCACGACATCAACTTCGTGGACGACTATGAGTGGCTCCGCGACAAGGAATCCCGCGACACCCTCGACTACCTCGAGGCGGAGAACGCCTACACCGACCAGCAGACCGCCCACCTGAGCGGGCTCCGCGAGAATATCTACAACGAGATCAAGTCACGCATCAAGGAAACCGACATGTCGGTGCCCGTGCGTAACGGCCGCTACTGGTATTTCGGACGCACGGAGGAGGGAAAGAGCTACGGCATCTACTGCCGCATCCCCGTCGGCGATGAGCCCTGGGTGGCACCGGAGATCCCCGTGGAACCGGCTCCGGAGGAGGAGGTCTTCCTCAACGCCAATGAGCTCGCCGAGGGTCATGAGTTCTTCTCCCTGGGCACGGCCACCGTGACCACCTCGGGGCGGTACCTGGCCTATTCCACGGATACCTCCGGTGATGAACGTTTCACCCTGCGCATCAGGGACCTCCACACCGGGGAACACCTCGGCGACACCATCACGGGCATCTTCTACGGAGCCACCTGGGTGGGGGAGGAATACCTCTTCTATCAGCGCGTCGATGATGCCTGGCGTCCGGACACCATCTGGCGGCACAAGATCGGTACCTCCGTCGAGGATGACGTTCTGGTCTACCGCGAGGCCGATGAACGTTACTCCACCTGGATCGGCACCACCCGTTCCGACCGGTTCATCCTCCTCGGGTCTGCCTCCAAGGTGACCTCCGAGGTGCAGTACATCCCCTTCGAGGATCCCGAGGCCGAGCCCGTGGTGCTCATCCCCCGTGAGGAGGGCGTGGAGTACGACGTCGATCACGCGGTCATCGCCGGCACCGATACCTGGCTGGTGGTGCACAACCAGAACGGTCCCAACTTCGAGGTGGGGCACGCGCCCGTCGGCAAGCTCTCCTCGCTGGCCGCGCTCGAACCGCTGGTTCCCCACCGCGATGATGTGCGCATCGAGGGCGTGGACGCCTACCGCGACCACCTCACCCTCGGGTACCGCTCGGGTGCCATCGGGCAGGTTGCGGTAATGAAGCTTGACGACGCCGGATTCACCCGCTTCGAGGAACTCAGGTTCGATGAGGAGCTCTACACCGTCGCCTCCTCCGGCAACCCCGAATGGGATGCCCCCGTGATCCGCGTGAGCTATGGATCCTTCACCACCCCCGGCCAGCTGTTCGACTACTGGGTGGAGTCCGGGGAGAAGGTGCTGCTCAAACAGCAGGAGGTCCTTGGCGGGTACAACCGGGAGGACTACACCGCGTCCCGGATGTGGGTGACCGCCCGTGACGGCGAACAGGTTCCCGTCTCCCTGGTCCACCGCGCGGACCTGGAGCTCAATAACGTTCCGGTGCTGCTCTACGGCTACGGTTCCTATGAATCCTCCATCGACCCCGGTTTCTCCGTCGCCAGGTTGTCCCTGCTCGACCGCGGCATGGTCTTTGCGGTGGCACATGTCCGCGGTGGTGGTGAGATGGGGCGTCGCTGGTATGATAACGGCAAGACGCTGACCAAGAAGAACACCTTCACAGACTTCATCGATGTCGCCGATGCCCTGATCGAGCAGGGGATCACCTCCCCGGACCGCCTGGTGGCCGAGGGCGGATCCGCCGGCGGCATGCTCATGGGCGCCATCGCCAACATGGCCCCCGACCGCTTCAAGGCAATCGAGGCGGTGGTTCCCTTCGTTGATCCGCTGACCTCCATGCTCATGCCGGAGCTGCCACTGACCGTCATCGAATGGGATGAGTGGGGCAATCCCCTCGAGGACAGGGAGGTCTATGACTACATGGCCTCCTACGCACCCTATGAGAATGTGGAGGCGAAGAACTACCCCAATATCCTCGCTGTGACCTCGCTCAATGACACCCGGGTGCTCTATGTCGAACCCGCGAAGTGGATCGCCCGCCTGCGCGCGACCGCCACCGGTGGGCAGTTCCTGCTGAAGACCGAGATGTCCGCCGGCCACGGTGGTGTATCCGGACGTTATGAGAAGTGGCGCCAGACCGCCTTCGAATACGCCTGGATTGTGAATCAGGCGACAGGCCTGACGCAGTAA
- a CDS encoding DUF2334 domain-containing protein: protein MSGRLLVSVSSIFDQTRKATDALVKDLHAEGIGVSLLVAPHIDGNWKLAKDKATRAWLEDQLGQGRELILNGFDQPVQGRRSEFATLEKHEARLRLTGAIRQMERIGFTFTVFAPPRWRMSEGTSQVLPEFDFKVAASSRGLHDLRTGEFLQCRNLSVGEGFGAAKWWRQNVLAAATRGASRGNTIRLSVSGRNLVNPKVARDFRAAALAALEQGAQPRTYMTAI from the coding sequence ATGTCCGGCCGTTTGCTAGTCTCCGTCTCCAGTATCTTCGACCAGACCCGGAAGGCCACGGACGCGCTGGTGAAAGACCTGCACGCCGAGGGCATCGGGGTCTCGCTGCTGGTGGCACCGCATATCGACGGCAACTGGAAACTGGCGAAGGACAAGGCCACCCGCGCCTGGTTGGAGGACCAGCTCGGCCAGGGCCGCGAACTGATCCTCAACGGATTCGACCAGCCGGTCCAGGGCCGACGCTCCGAATTCGCCACCCTGGAAAAGCACGAGGCGCGCCTCCGGCTCACCGGAGCCATCCGTCAGATGGAACGCATCGGTTTCACCTTCACCGTGTTCGCCCCACCCAGGTGGCGCATGTCCGAGGGCACCTCACAGGTCCTGCCGGAGTTCGATTTCAAGGTGGCGGCGTCCAGCAGGGGACTCCACGACCTGCGCACGGGGGAGTTCCTGCAGTGCAGGAACCTGTCCGTGGGCGAGGGGTTCGGGGCGGCGAAATGGTGGCGGCAGAATGTGCTCGCCGCAGCCACCCGCGGTGCCTCCCGGGGAAACACCATCCGCCTGTCGGTGTCGGGTCGCAACCTGGTCAACCCGAAGGTGGCGCGTGAC
- the purB gene encoding adenylosuccinate lyase, with product MSVVADKKKIANVLSNRYASAELSNLWSAEEKIIMERQLWIAVMKAQQDLGVEIPAEAITAYEAVIDQVDLASIADRERVTRHDVKARIEEFNALAGHEHIHKGMTSRDLTENVEQLQIHRSLELVRNKAIAVVAAIGNRAAQYQSLVMAGRSHNVAAQATTLGKRFATAADEMLVAIERTDDLLGRYPLRGIKGPMGTAQDMLDLMDGDESRLSELENRIASHLGFDRVFDSVGQVYPRSLDFDAVSALVQLGAGPSSLSHTIRLMAGTETVTEGFKEGQVGSSAMPHKMNARSCERVGGLQVILRGYLTMVADLSGQQWNEGDVFCSVIRRVALPDAFFALDGMFETFLTVLDEFGAFPAMIERELERYLPFLATTRILMAAVRAGVGRETAHEVIKENAVAVALNMRENGGGQDLIQRLAADERLPMDEAALTEALADRHAFIGAAESQVARVLDRIQVLVDAHPDAAAYRPGEIL from the coding sequence ATCAGTGTCGTGGCTGATAAGAAGAAGATTGCAAACGTCCTGTCCAACCGTTACGCCTCCGCGGAGCTGTCCAACCTCTGGAGCGCCGAAGAGAAGATCATCATGGAGCGCCAGCTGTGGATCGCCGTGATGAAAGCCCAGCAGGATCTGGGTGTGGAGATCCCCGCCGAGGCGATCACCGCCTACGAAGCAGTGATCGACCAGGTTGACCTGGCCTCCATCGCCGACCGTGAACGCGTCACCCGCCATGATGTCAAGGCCCGCATCGAGGAGTTCAACGCCCTCGCCGGCCATGAGCACATCCACAAGGGCATGACCTCCCGTGACCTCACCGAGAACGTCGAGCAGCTCCAGATCCACCGCTCGCTGGAACTGGTGCGCAACAAGGCCATCGCCGTGGTCGCCGCGATCGGCAACCGTGCCGCCCAGTACCAGAGCCTGGTCATGGCCGGTCGCTCCCACAACGTCGCCGCGCAGGCTACCACCCTGGGTAAGCGTTTCGCCACCGCCGCCGATGAGATGCTGGTGGCCATCGAGCGCACCGATGACCTGCTCGGACGCTACCCACTGCGTGGCATCAAGGGCCCCATGGGCACCGCACAGGACATGCTGGATCTCATGGACGGCGATGAGTCCCGCCTGTCCGAACTGGAGAACCGCATCGCCTCCCACCTCGGTTTTGACCGCGTCTTCGACTCCGTCGGCCAGGTCTACCCGCGTTCCCTCGACTTCGATGCCGTCTCGGCGCTGGTGCAGCTGGGTGCGGGCCCGTCATCGCTGTCCCACACCATCCGCCTCATGGCCGGCACCGAGACCGTCACGGAGGGCTTCAAGGAGGGGCAGGTCGGTTCCTCCGCCATGCCACACAAGATGAACGCCCGTTCCTGCGAGCGCGTCGGTGGCCTCCAGGTGATCCTGCGCGGTTACCTGACCATGGTTGCCGACCTGTCCGGCCAGCAGTGGAACGAGGGGGATGTGTTCTGCTCCGTCATCCGCCGCGTGGCGCTGCCGGATGCCTTCTTCGCCCTGGACGGCATGTTCGAAACCTTCCTCACCGTCCTCGACGAGTTCGGTGCCTTCCCCGCCATGATCGAGCGTGAGCTCGAGCGTTACCTGCCGTTCCTGGCCACCACCCGCATCCTCATGGCCGCTGTCCGCGCGGGCGTGGGCCGTGAGACCGCCCATGAGGTGATCAAGGAAAACGCGGTTGCCGTTGCGCTGAACATGCGTGAAAACGGTGGCGGGCAGGATCTGATCCAGCGCCTGGCCGCCGATGAGCGCCTGCCGATGGATGAGGCTGCCCTCACCGAGGCGCTCGCGGATCGCCACGCCTTCATCGGGGCTGCCGAGTCTCAGGTTGCGCGCGTCCTGGATCGCATCCAGGTGCTTGTCGACGCCCACCCCGACGCCGCTGCCTACCGTCCGGGTGAGATCCTCTAG